Proteins from one Bacteroides zhangwenhongii genomic window:
- a CDS encoding DUF1735 and LamG domain-containing protein, whose amino-acid sequence MKRNKYSIILTGIVISLMGCNDAKYDTVDSMVYIKESKTQAYIAQKVPIRSADLPVYFTPCAGQAVPEDVKVQVAINEAVLEAYNQRNGTDYVLLPQEGYDVENNTVTIKQGKLDAQGVKVTFKPMTEEMKKSGRNYALPVSIATEGSIKTLKGADMMIYIMDPLKTISVPVINRNNLLKMQMRQDYELKEWSVEFRISIDKLGKEIGKWNNQALFAAFAPAGKTGEIYTRFGDTTTEGNRLQAKNQDSQMNTNMLFNTDTWYHLAFVNDGTKLTIYVNGVKDSEKTMKGIVTNLGKNKFSFGNPDDRQYLVANVKVSELRFWTKAITPTQILNNMFNVNPESDGLEAYWRLDEGEGNEFRDYTGHGNLCTSESDTRWIKNIIADNKPDKDVENVE is encoded by the coding sequence ATGAAACGAAACAAATATTCAATTATATTGACTGGTATTGTCATATCCCTCATGGGATGTAATGATGCTAAATATGATACGGTTGACAGCATGGTTTATATCAAAGAATCGAAAACGCAAGCCTATATTGCGCAGAAGGTTCCTATCCGAAGTGCTGATTTGCCTGTATATTTCACTCCGTGTGCCGGACAGGCAGTTCCGGAAGATGTAAAGGTTCAGGTTGCCATCAATGAAGCGGTTCTGGAAGCATACAACCAAAGAAACGGTACGGACTATGTATTACTTCCGCAAGAAGGATACGATGTTGAAAACAATACTGTAACAATCAAACAAGGTAAACTAGATGCACAGGGAGTAAAAGTAACTTTCAAGCCGATGACTGAAGAAATGAAGAAATCAGGCAGGAATTATGCACTGCCTGTCAGTATTGCAACCGAAGGAAGTATCAAAACGCTGAAAGGAGCCGATATGATGATATACATCATGGATCCGTTGAAAACCATATCTGTTCCCGTCATCAACAGAAATAACCTTCTGAAGATGCAAATGCGCCAAGATTATGAATTAAAAGAATGGTCGGTAGAATTTAGAATCAGTATTGACAAGCTAGGCAAAGAAATAGGTAAATGGAATAATCAGGCTTTATTTGCCGCATTCGCTCCAGCCGGGAAAACAGGAGAAATCTATACAAGATTCGGTGATACGACTACAGAAGGGAATCGGCTTCAAGCAAAGAACCAGGACAGTCAGATGAATACTAATATGTTATTTAATACAGACACATGGTATCATTTAGCTTTTGTAAACGATGGCACTAAACTTACAATTTATGTAAATGGTGTGAAAGATTCGGAAAAGACCATGAAAGGTATTGTCACTAATTTGGGTAAGAATAAATTTTCCTTTGGTAACCCTGATGATAGACAATATTTAGTGGCAAACGTAAAGGTGAGTGAATTACGATTCTGGACAAAAGCAATTACTCCTACCCAAATTCTAAATAATATGTTTAACGTGAATCCGGAGTCAGATGGCCTGGAAGCATATTGGAGATTGGATGAAGGAGAAGGTAATGAATTCCGTGATTATACCGGACATGGAAATCTTTGTACTTCAGAAAGCGACACTCGTTGGATAAAAA
- a CDS encoding glycoside hydrolase family 18: MKKIFYFIMLLFGAIAVNTACDDWTEIETLHSQSMSGSSMSEEYYANLRAYKKSDHSVTFGWYGNWTGKGSSLENCLVGLPDSVDFISMWGGWKSPTPEMLEDLRYVQEKKGTKALVVFLVLEMGDQITPEEYNATRADRHKFWGWVDNDEEAIKASIVKFANAICDTIDKYNYDGFDMDWEITTAQPFETNREMGRPGRIDVFLDTMSKRVGPKSGTGRYLVVDGEISNLPAKYASYFDYFITQAYTCTGEYTLNSRLNDLINEYSSEVPAEELARKLIVTEDFEKYAQMGGYDFIAPDGTEMKSLEGMARWNPVVNGKKIRKGGVGTYHMEYEFYVPGHEGTYPFLRNATRIMNPPVK, encoded by the coding sequence ATGAAAAAAATATTCTATTTTATAATGCTATTATTCGGGGCCATAGCGGTCAATACCGCTTGTGACGACTGGACGGAAATAGAAACGTTGCATTCGCAATCTATGAGCGGAAGCAGTATGTCAGAAGAATATTATGCGAATTTACGCGCATATAAGAAATCTGATCATTCTGTCACTTTCGGTTGGTATGGAAACTGGACAGGTAAAGGATCCAGTCTGGAGAACTGTCTGGTCGGACTTCCGGACAGTGTCGATTTCATATCAATGTGGGGCGGCTGGAAAAGCCCGACACCCGAAATGTTGGAAGACCTGAGATATGTGCAGGAGAAAAAAGGGACTAAGGCATTAGTCGTATTCCTTGTATTGGAGATGGGAGACCAGATTACTCCGGAAGAATATAACGCGACCCGTGCAGACCGGCATAAATTCTGGGGATGGGTAGATAATGACGAAGAAGCCATCAAAGCCTCAATAGTGAAATTTGCGAATGCCATTTGCGATACCATCGACAAATATAACTATGACGGCTTTGATATGGACTGGGAAATAACTACTGCACAGCCCTTTGAAACAAATCGTGAAATGGGAAGACCGGGACGTATTGACGTATTTCTGGATACCATGTCCAAGCGTGTAGGTCCTAAATCCGGTACAGGAAGATATCTTGTAGTAGATGGTGAGATTTCAAATTTGCCAGCTAAGTATGCCAGCTATTTTGATTATTTCATTACGCAGGCTTATACTTGTACCGGTGAATATACACTTAACAGCCGTTTAAATGATCTTATAAACGAGTATTCATCGGAAGTTCCCGCCGAAGAATTGGCAAGAAAGCTCATAGTGACGGAAGATTTTGAGAAGTATGCACAAATGGGAGGATACGATTTTATAGCTCCCGATGGAACAGAAATGAAATCATTGGAAGGCATGGCCCGTTGGAATCCCGTTGTAAACGGTAAAAAGATACGGAAAGGCGGAGTTGGTACTTATCACATGGAATATGAGTTTTATGTACCCGGTCATGAAGGTACTTATCCGTTTTTACGCAATGCCACTCGAATTATGAACCCTCCTGTAAAATAA
- a CDS encoding SusD/RagB family nutrient-binding outer membrane lipoprotein, protein MKIYKYLTRISIASCMLFGVSIFQGCMEDSLNDPTGKVSEEEIGRDGFAANAFFLTLCDYAYPIATENIYNTNESLIGDCYGRYQVMATDKFKNSNFATYNAPEAWLNYQFGDDNVMVMVYGAWNKIKNLTQGTGVNFAWAQILRVATMQRMVDMYGALPYSQISSDKLSTPYDTMEEAYRAMFTDLTNAIDVMTNYVNEYPTNKSMAKYDKVYDGDFRKWVKFANSLKLRMAIRVRFAAPDLAEAMAVEAITHPIGVIRSNEDNATSLGSKNQLYTVLCQWPDHRVAADIVSYMKGYKDPRMEKYFQKHTIGAGYDNYLGMRAGLSYGNESTGPKFSTIKVGTMDRTLWMSAAETTFNMAEAAMLHWNIGKESAKDLYNAAIKLSFEQWGAEGVEAYLNDNTSAQSNYTDPFNQGSVAAVSSITIKWEDGDDERSLERLITQKWIALWPLGQEAWSEYRRTGYPHFFPLMNGNGSNLPVANRIPFPPSEYIRNTVNVNEAVQKLGADNYETKVWWQRKDK, encoded by the coding sequence ATGAAAATATATAAATACTTAACACGGATTTCCATTGCAAGCTGTATGCTTTTCGGTGTTTCTATATTTCAGGGATGTATGGAAGACAGCTTGAATGATCCCACTGGAAAGGTTTCGGAAGAAGAGATCGGCAGGGATGGTTTTGCAGCCAATGCTTTTTTCCTGACGCTTTGCGATTATGCGTATCCTATAGCTACCGAGAATATCTATAACACCAATGAATCTTTGATAGGCGACTGCTACGGACGTTATCAGGTTATGGCAACCGATAAATTCAAGAATTCCAATTTTGCGACCTACAATGCACCGGAAGCTTGGCTGAACTATCAATTTGGGGATGACAATGTAATGGTCATGGTGTACGGAGCATGGAACAAAATCAAGAATCTGACTCAGGGGACAGGTGTCAACTTTGCGTGGGCTCAGATTCTAAGAGTAGCGACAATGCAACGCATGGTCGATATGTATGGAGCTCTCCCCTATTCTCAAATCTCAAGTGATAAGCTCTCTACTCCTTATGACACAATGGAGGAAGCATACCGGGCTATGTTTACAGACTTGACCAACGCCATTGATGTAATGACGAACTATGTAAATGAGTATCCCACCAATAAAAGTATGGCGAAATATGACAAAGTATATGACGGTGACTTCAGGAAATGGGTAAAATTCGCCAATTCATTGAAATTGCGTATGGCAATCAGGGTACGTTTCGCTGCGCCGGATTTAGCTGAAGCAATGGCAGTGGAAGCTATTACTCATCCTATCGGGGTTATCCGTTCCAACGAAGATAATGCAACTTCATTGGGAAGCAAAAACCAATTGTACACAGTACTGTGCCAATGGCCCGACCATCGTGTGGCTGCTGATATCGTATCTTATATGAAAGGATACAAGGATCCCCGTATGGAAAAGTATTTTCAGAAACATACCATTGGTGCAGGATATGATAATTACCTGGGTATGCGTGCCGGATTGTCCTATGGAAATGAAAGTACAGGACCTAAATTCTCAACAATCAAAGTGGGTACGATGGACCGCACATTATGGATGAGTGCTGCCGAAACCACTTTCAATATGGCCGAAGCCGCCATGCTTCATTGGAATATCGGAAAAGAGAGCGCCAAAGACCTGTACAATGCTGCCATCAAACTTTCTTTCGAACAATGGGGAGCAGAAGGTGTCGAAGCGTACTTGAATGACAATACATCCGCTCAATCCAATTATACGGACCCATTCAATCAAGGAAGTGTGGCTGCCGTAAGTTCAATTACCATTAAGTGGGAAGATGGAGATGACGAAAGGAGCCTGGAAAGACTTATTACTCAAAAATGGATTGCTTTGTGGCCATTGGGACAAGAAGCATGGAGTGAATACCGGCGTACCGGATATCCTCATTTCTTCCCTTTGATGAACGGAAACGGTTCAAATCTTCCCGTAGCCAATCGTATACCATTCCCTCCGTCGGAATACATTCGCAATACAGTCAATGTGAATGAGGCTGTACAGAAATTGGGTGCGGACAATTACGAAACCAAAGTTTGGTGGCAAAGAAAAGATAAATAA
- a CDS encoding TonB-dependent receptor, whose product MKEIIKHKFSYLLFFLLLVSSFASAYGQERTITLNLSKVPLNTALKEVEKQTSMSIVYNSSDININRIVSIKVKKESLTNVMSILFKGTNVSFSIVNNHIVLSANNKKEEQQKKVPVTASGTITDAQGEPLIGVSVLIKGTSNGTITDMDGNFKIQASKGDVLEISYVGYATQTITLANAQPLKITMGEDAQALDEVVVTALGIKRATKALSYNVQEVKGDELTTVKDANFMNSLAGKVAGVNINASSSGVGGATRVVMRGTKSISSDNNALYVIDGVPIFNINKGDISGQYSVQPRGEGISDINPEDIESMSVLSGPAAAALYGSNAASGVILITTKKGKEGTAKVTISNNSTFSSPFIMPEFQTSYINRAGSFASWGDKAPSMFGSYDPKDFFNTGTNIQNNISLSVGSDKNQTYLSVGTTNATGIIQNSKYDRYNFTVRNTTSFLKDKMTLDVGFSYIVQEDRNLMAQGEYFNPLPAVYLFPRGENFESVRMYKTYDETRKIDVQNWSWGDPGYSMKNNPYWVINEMNHGIKKQRYMANVNLKYEILDWLNVAGRVRIDNATNDFTDKRSATTDTYFTDGSDYGFYKYYKADDRQVYADIMVNIDKRFKDFSLSANIGGSFTQTYYDEKGFQGGLKDMSNVFSLYNMNTVLDKDTYPVEDGYKQRTNSVFASAELGWKSMLYLTLTGRNDWDSALINTERSSFFYPSVGLSGVISEMVKLPTFISYLKVRGSFASVGTAIPRNLSSKKTYKWEPSTSQWKLQTYRPLPKLYPERTNSWEAGLNAKFFRNSLTLDVTWYKANTRKQTFLVPLSGTAVYAAMYAQSGNIENQGMEFTLGYNKKWGDFGWNSSLTYSFNKNKIVELLDDAVDDEGNHYTLKEIDKGGIGSAKIILRKGGDMGDMYVTNRLKRDQEGNIYIDKATQNVKKEDIKNSDEFIHVGSVLPKGNMGFRNDFSYKGINLGFMLSARFGGIVISPTQAVMDQFGVSKTTELARESEGIAINNGLVDTQTFYTETAGVSGLMSNYIYSATNVRLQEVSVGYAFPAKWFNNKCNLSLTLTGHNLWMIYNKAPFDPESTASTGTYYQGIDYFMQPSLKSWGFNVKIQF is encoded by the coding sequence ATGAAAGAAATTATAAAACACAAGTTTTCATACTTGTTATTCTTCCTTTTGTTGGTTTCGTCTTTTGCTTCCGCTTATGGGCAAGAACGGACAATCACTCTTAATCTGTCGAAAGTACCTCTGAATACTGCATTGAAAGAAGTTGAAAAACAGACTTCAATGTCGATAGTTTATAACTCAAGTGATATCAATATTAACCGCATCGTATCTATCAAAGTAAAAAAAGAGTCCCTCACTAATGTCATGAGCATATTATTCAAGGGAACCAATGTCAGTTTTTCAATAGTCAATAATCATATCGTACTTTCTGCAAATAATAAGAAGGAAGAACAGCAGAAAAAAGTTCCTGTTACGGCAAGCGGTACCATAACAGATGCGCAAGGTGAACCTCTAATTGGTGTAAGTGTCTTGATAAAAGGAACTTCCAACGGCACCATTACCGATATGGACGGAAACTTCAAGATACAGGCATCCAAAGGTGATGTGCTGGAAATTTCTTACGTAGGCTATGCCACCCAGACAATCACGCTGGCCAATGCACAACCCTTGAAAATCACAATGGGAGAAGACGCGCAGGCACTCGATGAGGTTGTTGTCACAGCTTTGGGTATCAAGCGTGCCACAAAAGCATTGAGTTACAATGTGCAAGAAGTAAAAGGTGACGAGCTTACTACGGTGAAAGACGCTAACTTCATGAACTCACTGGCAGGCAAAGTAGCCGGTGTGAACATCAATGCTTCTTCTTCCGGTGTGGGCGGTGCAACTCGTGTAGTGATGCGCGGTACCAAATCCATATCCTCAGACAACAACGCATTGTACGTAATCGACGGTGTACCCATTTTCAACATCAACAAAGGTGATATAAGCGGACAATATTCAGTTCAGCCGAGAGGAGAGGGAATATCCGACATTAACCCGGAAGACATAGAAAGTATGTCCGTCCTGAGTGGTCCTGCAGCAGCCGCATTATATGGTTCCAATGCTGCATCCGGTGTGATTCTGATCACCACCAAGAAAGGAAAAGAAGGCACGGCCAAAGTCACAATTTCAAACAATTCGACTTTCTCGTCTCCTTTTATCATGCCGGAATTCCAGACTTCGTATATCAACCGTGCCGGATCTTTCGCATCTTGGGGAGACAAAGCACCTTCCATGTTCGGCAGTTACGACCCGAAAGACTTTTTTAACACAGGCACAAACATTCAGAACAACATTTCATTATCAGTAGGTAGTGACAAGAACCAAACATACCTGTCCGTCGGGACAACAAACGCAACAGGTATCATTCAAAACAGTAAATATGACCGTTACAACTTCACAGTAAGAAATACGACAAGTTTTTTGAAAGATAAGATGACTCTGGATGTAGGTTTCAGCTATATTGTCCAGGAGGATAGAAACCTAATGGCACAAGGCGAATATTTCAACCCGCTTCCGGCAGTATATTTATTTCCGCGTGGAGAGAATTTCGAATCAGTCAGAATGTATAAGACCTATGATGAGACCCGGAAAATAGACGTTCAAAACTGGAGTTGGGGAGATCCCGGTTACAGTATGAAGAACAATCCGTATTGGGTAATCAATGAAATGAATCACGGTATAAAGAAGCAGCGTTATATGGCCAATGTCAATCTGAAGTATGAGATTCTTGATTGGTTGAATGTCGCAGGTCGTGTGCGTATAGACAATGCCACCAATGATTTTACAGACAAGAGAAGTGCTACTACAGACACTTACTTTACCGATGGTTCCGACTATGGTTTTTATAAATATTACAAAGCGGACGACCGGCAGGTTTATGCGGATATCATGGTCAATATAGACAAACGTTTCAAAGACTTTTCTTTGAGTGCTAATATTGGCGGTAGTTTCACGCAGACCTATTATGATGAAAAGGGATTTCAGGGAGGTTTGAAGGATATGTCCAATGTATTCAGTCTATATAACATGAATACAGTGCTGGATAAAGACACCTATCCGGTGGAAGACGGTTACAAACAACGGACCAATTCTGTTTTTGCAAGTGCGGAACTTGGCTGGAAGAGTATGTTATATTTAACACTGACAGGACGTAATGACTGGGACTCCGCGTTAATAAACACCGAGCGGTCATCATTCTTCTATCCGTCTGTCGGACTTTCCGGTGTTATTTCCGAGATGGTGAAATTGCCTACATTCATTTCTTATTTGAAAGTGCGCGGCTCATTCGCATCCGTAGGTACTGCCATTCCCCGCAATCTGTCTTCTAAAAAGACATACAAATGGGAACCATCTACAAGCCAATGGAAATTACAGACTTATCGTCCGTTACCTAAATTATATCCGGAACGCACCAACTCTTGGGAAGCCGGTCTGAATGCAAAATTCTTCCGCAACTCATTGACCTTAGATGTCACTTGGTACAAAGCGAATACCCGCAAGCAGACTTTCTTAGTTCCATTATCGGGAACGGCTGTCTATGCTGCTATGTATGCGCAGTCCGGTAATATCGAAAACCAAGGTATGGAGTTCACTTTGGGATACAATAAGAAATGGGGTGATTTTGGCTGGAACTCTAGCTTGACATACAGCTTCAATAAGAATAAGATTGTTGAACTGCTGGATGATGCTGTAGATGACGAAGGCAACCATTACACTTTGAAAGAAATCGATAAAGGCGGTATCGGGTCTGCTAAGATAATCCTGCGCAAAGGTGGAGATATGGGAGATATGTATGTAACCAACCGTTTGAAACGTGACCAGGAAGGCAACATCTACATAGACAAAGCCACCCAGAACGTGAAAAAGGAAGACATAAAGAATTCTGACGAATTTATTCATGTAGGCTCCGTTTTGCCGAAAGGTAATATGGGATTCCGTAATGACTTCTCATATAAAGGTATCAATTTAGGATTCATGCTTTCCGCTCGTTTTGGCGGTATCGTTATATCACCGACTCAAGCCGTGATGGATCAGTTCGGAGTATCCAAGACTACAGAACTGGCACGTGAAAGTGAAGGTATCGCAATCAATAACGGTTTGGTAGATACTCAGACTTTCTATACGGAGACAGCGGGAGTAAGCGGTCTGATGTCCAATTATATATACAGCGCCACCAATGTACGTTTGCAGGAAGTGTCTGTCGGATATGCATTCCCGGCTAAATGGTTTAACAACAAATGCAATCTTAGTCTGACATTGACCGGGCACAATCTGTGGATGATTTACAATAAAGCTCCGTTCGACCCGGAATCAACCGCTTCTACCGGTACTTATTATCAGGGTATCGACTACTTTATGCAACCCAGTCTGAAGAGTTGGGGATTTAATGTAAAAATACAGTTCTAA
- a CDS encoding MFS transporter, producing the protein MQQNKTASQRKTINPACWVPTAYFAMGLPFIAINLVSVFMFKDLGVSDTQIAFWTSLIMMPWTLKFLWSPFLEMFRTKKFFVLVTELLSGVLFGVVAFSLFFDYFFAISISTMAVIAFSGATHDIACDGVYMAELNKEDQAKYIGVQGAFYNVAKLVANGGLVAMAGALAEHFGAIEGASIDANKGAYSSAWMIIFAVIAVIMVLIGIYHIKVLPSTQIPSTTKKTTSEVGRELVGVIANFFTKKHILYYICFIILYRLAEGFIMKIAPLFLRASREAGGLGLSLKEIGTLNGIFGSAAFVLGSLLAGIYVSKFGLKKTLFTLCCIFNLPFVAYTFLAVVQPTDVYLIGTCITMEYFGYGFGFVGLTLFMMQQIAPGKHQMSHYAFASGIMNLGVMLPGMVSGYLSDLLGYRNFFIYVLIATIPAFLITYFIPFTYDDSKK; encoded by the coding sequence ATGCAACAGAATAAAACTGCTTCTCAACGAAAGACTATTAACCCGGCTTGCTGGGTTCCTACCGCTTACTTTGCAATGGGACTTCCCTTTATTGCCATTAATCTGGTTTCCGTATTTATGTTTAAGGATCTGGGAGTGTCGGATACACAAATCGCATTCTGGACTTCCCTTATTATGATGCCTTGGACGCTGAAATTCTTGTGGAGCCCTTTTCTTGAGATGTTCCGGACAAAGAAATTCTTCGTACTGGTGACCGAATTGTTGAGCGGAGTATTGTTTGGAGTGGTGGCCTTTTCTTTATTCTTCGACTATTTCTTCGCTATCAGTATTTCGACGATGGCGGTGATTGCTTTTAGCGGCGCGACACATGATATTGCTTGCGACGGTGTATATATGGCGGAACTGAACAAAGAGGATCAGGCGAAATATATCGGTGTGCAAGGTGCTTTCTATAATGTAGCCAAACTGGTGGCTAACGGTGGACTGGTCGCTATGGCTGGTGCATTGGCGGAACATTTCGGAGCGATAGAGGGAGCTTCAATCGATGCCAATAAAGGTGCGTATTCGTCTGCATGGATGATTATTTTTGCGGTAATCGCTGTGATAATGGTATTGATAGGTATCTATCATATAAAGGTGCTGCCTTCTACGCAGATTCCCTCAACAACGAAAAAAACGACTTCGGAAGTGGGACGGGAATTGGTAGGTGTGATTGCTAACTTCTTTACTAAAAAGCATATTCTTTATTATATCTGTTTCATCATCCTCTACCGTTTGGCGGAAGGATTCATAATGAAGATTGCTCCGTTGTTTCTGCGTGCGTCGAGAGAAGCGGGCGGGTTGGGACTGTCTTTGAAGGAGATTGGTACATTGAACGGAATTTTTGGTTCTGCCGCTTTCGTGTTAGGTTCACTGTTGGCAGGCATTTATGTATCTAAGTTCGGATTGAAGAAGACTTTGTTCACTCTCTGCTGCATCTTCAATCTTCCGTTTGTGGCTTATACTTTCCTTGCGGTGGTGCAGCCTACCGATGTGTATCTGATAGGAACGTGCATTACGATGGAGTATTTTGGCTATGGCTTCGGGTTTGTCGGATTGACATTGTTTATGATGCAACAGATTGCTCCGGGAAAACACCAGATGTCGCATTATGCTTTTGCATCAGGAATCATGAATCTGGGAGTCATGCTCCCGGGAATGGTCAGCGGTTATCTGAGTGACTTGCTGGGTTACCGGAACTTCTTTATTTATGTTCTGATAGCGACTATACCGGCTTTTCTGATTACTTATTTCATCCCGTTCACGTATGACGATTCAAAAAAATAA
- a CDS encoding 1,4-beta-mannosyl-N-acetylglucosamine phosphorylase: MNKIQIPWEDRPAGCADVMWRYSQNPVIGRYHIPSSNSIFNSAVVPFGDGFAGVFRCDNKAVQMNIFTGFSKDGINWEISHEPIQFKAGNTEMIESEYKYDPRVTWIEDRYWVTWCNGYHGPTIGIAYTFDFKEFFQCENAFLPFNRNGVLFPQKIDGKYAMLSRPSDNGHTPFGDIYISYSPDMKYWGEHRCVMKVTPFPESAWQCTKIGAGSVPFLTDEGWLLFYHGVITTCNGFRYAMGAAILDKDHPEKVLYRTREYLLGPAAPYELQGDVPNVVFPCAALQDGERVAVYYGAADTVVGMAFGYIKEIIDFTKRTSII; this comes from the coding sequence ATGAATAAAATTCAAATTCCTTGGGAAGATCGTCCTGCAGGATGTGCGGACGTAATGTGGCGTTACTCACAAAATCCGGTTATCGGACGCTATCATATCCCTTCATCCAATAGTATTTTCAATAGTGCCGTCGTTCCATTCGGAGATGGTTTCGCAGGTGTGTTCCGTTGTGACAACAAGGCCGTGCAGATGAACATATTTACCGGATTCAGTAAGGATGGTATCAATTGGGAGATCAGCCACGAACCGATTCAGTTTAAAGCCGGCAACACGGAGATGATCGAATCGGAATATAAATATGACCCCCGTGTGACGTGGATTGAAGACCGTTATTGGGTGACCTGGTGCAACGGTTATCATGGTCCTACCATTGGCATTGCTTATACTTTCGACTTTAAGGAGTTCTTCCAATGTGAGAATGCTTTCCTGCCTTTCAACCGTAACGGTGTGCTTTTCCCGCAGAAGATAGACGGTAAATATGCCATGTTGAGTCGTCCCAGTGATAACGGGCATACTCCGTTCGGTGATATATATATCAGTTACAGTCCGGATATGAAGTATTGGGGAGAACATCGTTGCGTGATGAAAGTGACTCCTTTCCCGGAAAGCGCCTGGCAGTGTACGAAGATCGGAGCCGGTTCCGTACCTTTCCTTACGGATGAAGGCTGGTTGCTGTTCTATCACGGTGTGATTACTACCTGCAACGGTTTCCGCTATGCAATGGGAGCTGCCATACTCGATAAGGATCATCCGGAAAAAGTGCTGTATCGTACCCGCGAATATTTGTTAGGTCCGGCTGCTCCTTATGAACTGCAGGGAGATGTGCCGAATGTAGTATTCCCTTGTGCCGCATTGCAGGATGGCGAACGTGTAGCTGTTTATTATGGTGCCGCCGACACTGTTGTGGGCATGGCCTTCGGATATATTAAAGAGATTATCGACTTTACTAAACGGACAAGTATCATTTAA